Proteins found in one Bacillales bacterium genomic segment:
- a CDS encoding ribonucleoside-diphosphate reductase subunit alpha, translating to MSIALESEALNMWMAEACAGLRKCDPEKLQYRFEKQVHDRMEADEKRDLLIRTACEMTTAEEPDWQYAAARLHLKRLYAVAAAHRGNEGGYGSLYALMEQLTAKGWYGTYLLEAYTREEVETLEAYMKPERDQLFHYAGVKTLSDRYLIKGLNGEVLELPQELFMGVAMHLAMREKDKLGWAKQFYDVLSRLEVTVATPTLNTARKPEPQLSSCFIDTVEDDLWNLYNVNQSFAQVSKRGGGQGIYIGKVRSRGSDINGFKGVAGGVVPWIKNYNNTALAVDQLGVRRGAAAIYLDVWHADIFDFLNLKTNNGDDRMKAHDIFPGVCVPDLFMRTVKERGKWYLFDPHEVRKRMGFRLEDFYGKAFEENYTACVRHPALRKKEVEAIDIMKRLLASCFETGTPFLFFRDHVNHANPNKHRGMIYSSNLCTEICQNMSATTLEETDHKGDRITMTMKSGDFVVCNLSSINLGSVRTKEDIERVVTCQIRMMDNVIDLNTYPVKQAEITNQNYRALGLGTSGYHQMLAQSGIAWESENHLRKADEWFEWINYCAVKASAELAEEKGAYPLFRGSEWETGEYFERRGYKDEKWQALRKKIKATGIRNAYLLAVAPTSSTSLIAGTTAGIDPVFRKFYIEEKKNALIPQTAPGLNEKTTWYYKEAHLIDQHWSIRAAGVRQRHIDQSQSFNLYITPQITAKEMLGLIVSAWENGLKTVYYVRNQSLEVDECTSCSS from the coding sequence ATGTCTATTGCATTGGAAAGCGAAGCATTGAACATGTGGATGGCCGAAGCGTGTGCCGGACTGAGGAAATGTGATCCGGAAAAATTGCAATACAGGTTTGAAAAGCAAGTTCACGATCGAATGGAAGCGGATGAAAAAAGGGATTTGTTGATTCGCACAGCCTGTGAAATGACGACCGCAGAAGAGCCGGACTGGCAATATGCGGCTGCTCGTCTCCATTTGAAACGCCTGTATGCGGTCGCAGCAGCTCATCGCGGCAATGAAGGCGGCTATGGTTCTTTGTACGCATTGATGGAACAGTTGACTGCAAAAGGGTGGTACGGAACTTATCTGTTGGAGGCGTACACGCGCGAGGAAGTCGAAACTTTGGAAGCTTACATGAAACCAGAACGGGATCAATTGTTTCATTATGCCGGTGTCAAAACGTTGTCCGATCGTTACTTGATCAAGGGATTGAACGGGGAAGTGCTTGAACTGCCGCAAGAATTATTCATGGGTGTTGCCATGCACTTGGCCATGCGCGAGAAGGACAAATTAGGATGGGCAAAACAGTTTTATGATGTGTTGTCGAGACTTGAGGTAACGGTGGCTACGCCGACGCTCAATACCGCCCGAAAACCCGAACCGCAATTGTCGAGCTGCTTTATCGATACTGTGGAAGACGATTTATGGAACCTTTACAACGTCAATCAAAGTTTCGCACAGGTGTCGAAGCGCGGAGGCGGACAAGGGATTTACATAGGCAAAGTAAGAAGCCGCGGATCCGATATTAACGGGTTTAAAGGAGTCGCAGGAGGTGTTGTCCCGTGGATCAAAAACTACAACAACACGGCGCTGGCGGTCGACCAGCTCGGCGTTCGGCGGGGAGCGGCGGCGATTTATCTCGACGTCTGGCACGCGGACATTTTCGACTTCCTTAATTTGAAAACAAATAACGGTGACGACCGAATGAAGGCGCACGACATTTTTCCGGGTGTTTGCGTTCCCGATTTGTTCATGAGGACTGTAAAGGAGCGCGGGAAATGGTATTTGTTTGATCCGCACGAAGTACGGAAGCGTATGGGCTTTCGCTTGGAGGACTTTTACGGCAAGGCGTTTGAGGAGAACTATACCGCATGTGTCCGCCACCCTGCATTACGGAAAAAGGAAGTCGAAGCGATCGACATTATGAAACGATTGCTGGCCAGCTGTTTTGAAACCGGGACGCCGTTTTTGTTTTTCCGCGATCATGTGAATCACGCTAACCCGAACAAACATCGCGGGATGATTTACAGCTCGAACCTTTGCACGGAAATATGTCAAAACATGAGTGCGACGACACTCGAAGAGACCGATCATAAAGGTGATCGGATCACGATGACAATGAAAAGCGGTGATTTCGTCGTATGCAATCTTTCGTCGATCAATCTCGGGAGCGTTCGGACGAAAGAGGATATCGAGCGCGTCGTTACTTGCCAAATCCGAATGATGGACAACGTCATCGATTTGAATACGTATCCGGTGAAACAGGCGGAAATTACAAATCAAAACTATCGCGCGCTCGGACTCGGTACTTCCGGTTATCATCAAATGTTGGCGCAATCGGGAATCGCCTGGGAGTCCGAAAACCATTTACGAAAAGCGGACGAGTGGTTTGAATGGATCAATTATTGCGCGGTAAAAGCGTCCGCCGAACTCGCGGAGGAAAAAGGGGCTTACCCGTTGTTCCGCGGCAGCGAATGGGAAACCGGGGAATATTTTGAACGGCGCGGCTACAAAGATGAAAAATGGCAAGCATTGCGGAAAAAAATCAAAGCGACCGGAATACGTAACGCCTATTTGTTGGCGGTTGCGCCGACGAGTTCGACGTCGTTGATCGCAGGCACAACCGCCGGGATTGATCCGGTCTTCCGGAAATTTTATATCGAAGAGAAGAAAAACGCGCTCATCCCGCAGACAGCACCGGGATTGAACGAGAAAACGACGTGGTATTACAAGGAAGCGCATTTGATCGACCAGCATTGGAGTATTCGCGCGGCAGGTGTCAGACAGCGCCACATTGACCAGTCGCAGTCGTTCAATTTGTACATTACACCGCAAATTACGGCTAAGGAAATGCTCGGGCTCATTGTTTCGGCATGGGAAAACGGCTTGAAAACCGTTTACTACGTGAGGAACCAAAGTCTCGAAGTGGACGAGTGCACGAGTTGTTCATCATAA
- a CDS encoding ribonucleotide-diphosphate reductase subunit beta — protein sequence MQRVKNKLFNEHGDRDWGKRRIIGGNTTHLIELNNVKYDWAYKLYRGMMNNFWIPEEIPLAQDAKDYSELTDAERESYDKIISFLIFLDSLLTTNLPNINDYITAPEVNMVLTVHTFQEAVHSQSYGYILESVCDAQTRDKIYNEWREDQQLLRRNRYITDQFERFIDEPNDENFLRTVMANYILEGIYFYSGFSFFYSLARRGKMSGTATEIKYIQRDEFTHLALFQNIFHELRRENPSLFTAGMVEELREMMRKGVEHEIAWGNYIVGNRISGLSKGMIDAYIKYLSNQRLKRLNLDVLFPEIREHPLPWVEGFGNLNETKTDFFEQKVTNYSKASNLNWDEL from the coding sequence ATGCAACGGGTGAAAAACAAACTATTTAACGAACACGGAGACCGTGATTGGGGAAAACGAAGAATCATTGGCGGCAACACAACGCATCTTATTGAATTGAACAATGTGAAATACGACTGGGCGTACAAGTTGTACCGCGGAATGATGAATAATTTTTGGATCCCGGAAGAAATTCCGCTCGCTCAGGATGCCAAAGATTATTCGGAATTAACCGATGCGGAAAGGGAAAGTTACGACAAAATCATCAGTTTTCTCATCTTTCTCGATTCGCTGTTGACGACGAACCTGCCGAATATTAATGATTACATTACCGCACCCGAAGTGAATATGGTCTTGACGGTTCATACGTTCCAGGAGGCGGTTCACTCGCAAAGCTACGGCTACATTCTCGAGAGTGTTTGCGATGCGCAAACGCGCGACAAGATTTACAACGAATGGCGGGAGGATCAGCAGTTATTGCGGCGCAACCGCTATATAACCGATCAATTCGAGCGCTTCATCGATGAACCGAACGACGAAAATTTCCTGCGGACGGTGATGGCCAATTATATCCTTGAGGGCATTTATTTTTATTCCGGTTTTTCGTTTTTCTATTCGCTTGCAAGAAGAGGGAAGATGAGCGGAACGGCCACGGAAATCAAATACATCCAACGCGATGAATTTACTCACCTCGCCTTGTTTCAAAACATCTTTCACGAATTGCGAAGAGAAAATCCGTCGTTGTTTACCGCCGGGATGGTCGAAGAATTGCGAGAGATGATGAGGAAAGGCGTGGAACATGAGATTGCTTGGGGGAATTATATTGTCGGGAATCGGATCAGCGGGTTAAGCAAAGGAATGATCGATGCCTACATCAAATATCTCTCTAACCAACGGTTGAAGCGGCTGAATTTGGACGTATTGTTTCCGGAAATTCGTGAACACCCGCTTCCTTGGGTGGAAGGGTTCGGAAACTTGAATGAGACGAAAACCGACTTTTTCGAACAAAAGGTGACGAATTACTCGAAGGCGTCCAATTTAAATTGGGATGAATTGTAA
- the hemA gene encoding glutamyl-tRNA reductase → MHILVVGLNHHTAPVDIREKFAFTEDSFEQALKQLRAQKSILEAVVLSTCNRTEIYVVADQSHTGRYYTKAFLAEWFGTDREVFAPYLDIREDEHAVEHLFRVSCGLDSMILGETQILGQVREAFFAAQQANTTGTLFNHVFKQALTIAKKAQTETNINENAVSVSYAAVELAKQIFGSLERKNVLIVGAGKMSELTAKHLHACGVSHVTVANRTHARAEQLADKFSGKPIAMEEIGRSLVKADILISSTGSDGVVITKERVAAAVKKRRGRPLFMVDIAVPRDIDPALHEMDGVFLYDIDDLNEIVQTNLAERKKEAEKIELMIERELAAYRDWLNTLGVVPIITALRQKALAIQAETMESIERKLPDLDEREKKVLRKHTKSIVNQLLRDPITGIKDLAGEPNSEHALQWFTKLFAIEEEVKAEMEKQAATQRAVSTHAPSPSVSVQDAPARS, encoded by the coding sequence ATGCATATTTTAGTGGTCGGACTCAACCATCATACGGCACCGGTCGACATCCGGGAAAAATTCGCGTTCACCGAAGACAGCTTTGAGCAAGCGTTAAAGCAGTTGCGCGCCCAAAAGAGCATTCTCGAAGCGGTTGTCTTGTCGACGTGCAATCGTACGGAGATTTATGTCGTCGCTGATCAATCCCATACCGGACGTTATTATACGAAAGCTTTTCTGGCCGAATGGTTCGGAACCGATCGTGAAGTTTTCGCGCCGTATTTGGACATCCGCGAAGATGAACACGCCGTTGAGCATTTATTCAGGGTCTCTTGCGGGCTCGATTCGATGATTCTCGGCGAAACGCAGATTCTCGGACAAGTTCGTGAAGCTTTCTTTGCCGCACAACAGGCAAACACTACTGGGACATTGTTCAACCATGTTTTTAAACAAGCGTTGACGATCGCGAAGAAAGCACAAACGGAGACCAATATTAACGAGAATGCCGTATCCGTCAGCTACGCGGCGGTCGAATTGGCGAAGCAAATTTTCGGCAGCTTGGAAAGGAAGAACGTACTCATCGTCGGCGCGGGGAAAATGAGCGAATTGACGGCGAAACATTTGCATGCATGCGGGGTTTCCCACGTGACGGTTGCCAATCGCACGCATGCCCGTGCCGAACAGTTGGCGGACAAATTTTCCGGGAAGCCGATCGCCATGGAGGAAATCGGTCGATCTCTCGTGAAGGCGGACATCTTGATCAGTTCGACGGGTTCCGACGGGGTCGTCATAACGAAAGAGCGCGTCGCTGCGGCGGTGAAGAAGCGAAGGGGACGTCCGCTGTTCATGGTCGATATTGCTGTGCCGCGCGATATCGATCCGGCTTTGCATGAAATGGACGGTGTTTTCTTGTACGACATCGACGATTTGAATGAAATCGTGCAAACGAACCTTGCGGAGCGGAAAAAAGAAGCCGAGAAAATCGAGTTGATGATTGAGCGAGAATTGGCCGCATATCGCGACTGGCTGAATACGCTCGGCGTCGTTCCGATCATCACCGCTTTGCGGCAAAAAGCACTTGCGATTCAGGCGGAAACGATGGAAAGCATCGAGCGGAAACTGCCGGATCTTGACGAGCGTGAAAAAAAAGTGCTTCGAAAGCATACGAAAAGCATCGTCAACCAGTTGCTTCGTGATCCGATCACGGGCATAAAGGATTTGGCCGGAGAGCCAAACAGTGAACACGCTTTGCAATGGTTTACGAAACTGTTTGCGATCGAGGAAGAAGTGAAGGCGGAAATGGAAAAACAGGCGGCCACACAGCGCGCGGTGTCGACGCACGCTCCTTCGCCTTCCGTATCCGTTCAGGATGCGCCGGCACGCTCGTAA
- the ccsA gene encoding cytochrome c biogenesis protein CcsA codes for MNYTGWLYEYTVILYALAVLGYFIDFLQNNRKVNRTAFWLLSIVWILQTVYFVEELLRIGEFPILTPSKGLFFYAWVLVTLSLVVNRLFRVDVFVFFVNVIGFMIMAVYLFAPSPRVSDVLTSHLMSGLLVIHVTIAFLAYGAFTLSFIFSAMYFIEHHMLKRKKWNKRMIRFGSLSQLERWSFLCNMVGVPLLLISLILGMIWASLRLRHFFWFDPKVILSFVVFLAYSAFLYQKVAKGKHGKTLVYWNTAAFLVILINYFLSETLTHFHLWSQ; via the coding sequence TTGAATTACACGGGATGGCTCTATGAATATACGGTCATTCTTTACGCGCTGGCCGTTTTAGGATATTTCATAGATTTTTTGCAAAACAACCGGAAGGTAAACCGAACTGCCTTCTGGTTGCTTTCTATTGTATGGATTTTGCAAACGGTTTATTTCGTGGAAGAATTGCTGAGGATCGGGGAGTTTCCGATATTGACGCCGTCGAAAGGCTTGTTTTTTTACGCCTGGGTGTTGGTGACATTGTCGCTCGTCGTCAATCGTTTGTTCCGCGTCGACGTATTCGTTTTTTTCGTCAATGTCATCGGCTTTATGATCATGGCCGTTTATTTGTTCGCGCCATCGCCGCGCGTATCCGATGTGTTGACGAGTCATTTAATGTCCGGACTGCTTGTCATTCATGTCACGATCGCTTTTCTCGCTTACGGGGCGTTCACGCTGTCCTTTATTTTTTCGGCGATGTATTTCATCGAGCATCACATGTTGAAACGGAAAAAGTGGAACAAAAGGATGATTCGCTTCGGCAGTCTCTCTCAATTGGAACGGTGGTCGTTTCTTTGCAACATGGTCGGCGTTCCATTATTGTTGATCAGCCTTATTCTCGGCATGATTTGGGCCAGTCTCAGACTGCGGCATTTTTTCTGGTTCGATCCGAAAGTCATTTTATCTTTCGTAGTATTTCTCGCCTACAGCGCTTTTTTGTATCAAAAGGTGGCCAAAGGCAAGCACGGCAAAACGCTCGTTTACTGGAATACGGCGGCTTTTCTCGTTATACTCATCAACTATTTTCTGTCGGAAACATTAACGCATTTTCATTTATGGTCACAATGA
- the hemC gene encoding hydroxymethylbilane synthase, whose translation MRTITVGSRKSNLALVQSRWVIEQLAEITDRFTFEVKKISTKGDRILDVTLSKIGGKGLFVKEIERALYEREIDMAVHSMKDMPSEMPDGLVIACIPARVDPRDVLITRGNQKLSELPSGAVVGTSSLRRGAQVLAHRPDLQVEPVRGNIDTRIRKLKDGQFDAIVLAAAGLVRMGWTDDIVTEFLEPSICLPAVGQGALAIECREDDHELLALLGEINDEATFRTVSAERAFLRTLDGSCQTPIAAFAEEQDNNRVKLTGLVSSIDGKTRFRGEKIGVDPEEIGVSLAEELLAQGARDVLAEVKEELD comes from the coding sequence ATGCGGACGATTACGGTCGGTTCGAGAAAAAGCAATTTGGCGCTCGTCCAAAGCCGTTGGGTTATCGAGCAATTAGCTGAAATCACTGATCGCTTCACGTTCGAAGTGAAAAAAATCAGCACGAAAGGGGATCGTATTCTCGACGTTACGCTTTCGAAAATTGGTGGCAAAGGGTTATTCGTTAAGGAAATTGAAAGAGCTTTATATGAACGCGAGATTGACATGGCGGTGCACAGCATGAAAGACATGCCTTCGGAAATGCCGGACGGGCTCGTGATCGCCTGCATCCCGGCGAGGGTGGATCCTCGCGACGTTCTCATTACCCGCGGAAATCAAAAATTGTCGGAATTGCCCTCAGGAGCGGTCGTTGGCACGAGCAGTTTGCGCCGCGGCGCGCAAGTGCTTGCCCATCGCCCCGATTTGCAAGTGGAACCGGTGCGCGGCAACATCGATACGCGTATAAGAAAATTGAAAGACGGTCAGTTCGACGCGATTGTTCTCGCTGCTGCCGGGCTCGTCCGGATGGGATGGACGGATGACATTGTCACAGAGTTTCTCGAGCCATCCATCTGCCTTCCTGCGGTCGGGCAAGGGGCGCTCGCGATCGAATGCCGCGAAGATGACCATGAGCTTTTGGCTCTACTCGGCGAAATCAACGATGAAGCTACGTTTCGGACAGTATCGGCCGAGCGGGCGTTTTTGCGCACGCTGGACGGCAGCTGCCAAACGCCGATTGCTGCATTTGCCGAAGAGCAAGACAACAACCGGGTAAAGTTGACCGGGCTCGTTTCCAGCATCGATGGAAAAACGCGGTTTCGCGGAGAGAAGATTGGCGTCGATCCGGAGGAAATCGGAGTCTCATTAGCGGAGGAACTGCTGGCGCAAGGAGCGAGAGACGTGCTGGCCGAAGTGAAAGAGGAGCTTGACTAA
- a CDS encoding uroporphyrinogen-III synthase: protein MKRPLEGKRILVTRAKEQAESLSALIKERGGKPVELPLIAVRKATVAGDIFKQLLAFQWIVFTSANGVRFFFEHLRERHVQLPEEVNVAVVGEKTREVLSDYGREADYVPDNFVAESLAERLKPEIQAGARVLLPRGNLARDVLLDKLKSFGAQVTALTVYETVPETAGRETLIRLLQERAIDVVTFTSSSTVNHFFMLIEEVFDSLQLKDFAFACIGPVTAQTLRKHGIAADILPERYHIRALVESIEDHYLKEGFR, encoded by the coding sequence ATGAAGCGGCCATTGGAGGGGAAGCGGATTCTCGTAACACGGGCGAAAGAGCAGGCCGAATCGTTGTCGGCACTCATTAAAGAACGTGGCGGGAAGCCGGTCGAACTTCCGCTCATCGCCGTCCGGAAAGCAACTGTTGCCGGAGACATCTTCAAGCAATTGCTGGCGTTCCAGTGGATCGTGTTTACAAGCGCGAACGGCGTTCGCTTCTTTTTCGAGCATTTGCGGGAACGGCATGTCCAGCTGCCGGAGGAAGTGAACGTGGCCGTAGTCGGGGAGAAGACGCGTGAAGTGTTGTCGGATTACGGTCGTGAAGCGGATTACGTACCGGACAATTTCGTTGCCGAAAGCTTGGCGGAGCGGCTGAAACCAGAAATCCAGGCTGGCGCGCGCGTGTTGCTGCCGCGCGGCAATTTGGCGCGCGATGTGCTGTTGGACAAGTTGAAGTCGTTTGGCGCGCAGGTGACGGCGCTTACCGTTTACGAAACCGTTCCGGAAACTGCGGGCCGCGAAACGTTGATTCGTTTGCTCCAAGAAAGAGCGATCGATGTCGTGACGTTCACGAGTTCGTCGACCGTGAATCATTTTTTCATGTTGATCGAGGAAGTGTTCGACTCCCTGCAACTGAAAGATTTCGCTTTCGCATGCATCGGCCCGGTAACGGCCCAAACGTTGCGAAAACATGGGATTGCCGCTGACATTTTGCCTGAGCGTTATCACATACGCGCGTTAGTGGAATCCATTGAAGATCACTATTTGAAGGAGGGTTTCCGATGA
- the hemB gene encoding porphobilinogen synthase: protein MKPFARHRRLRRNENMRRLVSESRLTKDDMIYPIFVADGNDIKRPVPSMPGVFQWSLDRLDEELTAVSEAGLSAVLLFGVPEKKDAVGSEAYSDQGIVQRATVYIKEHYPQLLVVADTCLCEFTDHGHCGMIENGEIVNDESLEVLAKSAVSQAKAGADIIAPSNMMDGFVTAIREQLDEAGFEHIPIMSYSVKYASAFYGPFRDAAGSAPAFGDRKTYQMDPANRLEAFREAASDVEQGADFLMVKPGLPYLDIVRDLKERFDLPLVTYNVSGEYSMVKAAAKNGWIDEKNVVMEMLVGMKRAGADLIITYFAKDAAAWLDEGNGGRR, encoded by the coding sequence ATGAAACCATTTGCGCGTCACCGCCGTCTGCGCAGGAACGAGAACATGCGCCGTCTTGTATCGGAATCAAGGCTGACGAAGGACGACATGATTTATCCGATTTTCGTCGCCGATGGCAATGATATAAAACGGCCGGTACCCTCGATGCCGGGCGTGTTTCAATGGTCGCTCGACCGGCTCGACGAAGAATTGACTGCCGTAAGCGAAGCGGGCCTTTCGGCTGTACTTTTGTTCGGCGTGCCTGAAAAGAAAGATGCTGTCGGATCGGAGGCGTACTCAGATCAAGGCATCGTCCAAAGGGCGACGGTGTATATCAAGGAACATTACCCGCAGCTGCTCGTGGTTGCCGATACGTGCCTCTGTGAATTTACCGACCATGGGCATTGCGGCATGATTGAAAACGGCGAGATCGTGAATGACGAAAGTCTCGAAGTGCTGGCGAAATCGGCCGTATCACAGGCAAAAGCGGGTGCGGACATTATCGCGCCTTCCAACATGATGGACGGATTTGTCACGGCTATCCGTGAACAATTGGATGAAGCTGGCTTCGAACATATTCCGATCATGTCGTATTCGGTCAAATACGCGTCGGCTTTTTACGGGCCGTTTCGTGACGCGGCGGGAAGTGCCCCCGCCTTCGGCGACCGAAAAACGTACCAAATGGATCCGGCCAACCGGCTTGAGGCTTTTCGTGAGGCGGCTTCCGATGTTGAACAAGGAGCTGATTTCTTAATGGTGAAACCGGGCTTGCCGTATCTTGACATTGTTCGCGATTTAAAGGAACGGTTCGATTTGCCGCTTGTCACGTATAACGTGAGCGGCGAATATTCGATGGTGAAAGCGGCCGCGAAAAACGGGTGGATCGACGAAAAGAACGTCGTTATGGAAATGCTCGTCGGCATGAAACGAGCGGGAGCGGACTTGATCATCACTTATTTTGCGAAAGACGCGGCCGCTTGGCTCGATGAAGGAAACGGGGGGAGACGATGA
- the hemL gene encoding glutamate-1-semialdehyde 2,1-aminomutase → MRSFAKSEAAFAEAKKKMPGGVNSPARAFQSVGRTPVFMERGKGSRIYDIDGNEYIDYVLSFGPLILGHADEEVVAAIKAAAEKGTSFGAPNEWETKLANLVIDRVPSIEVVRMVNSGTEATMSAVRLARGYTGRDKILKFEGCYHGHVNSLLIKAGSGIATLGLPDSPGVPANLAEHTITVPYNDLASVREAFRRFGSEIAGVIVEPVAGNMGVVPPLPEFLQGLRDLTSEYESLLIFDEVMTGFRVDYGCAQEHFGVTPDLTCLGKVIGGGLPVGAYGGKREIMAHIAPDGPIYQAGTLSGNPLAMAAGYATLRQLDRSVYEELSRKAKQLEKGLHEAAEEYEIPHTINRAGSMLGFFFTDEHVVNYETASGSDLERFKSYFSTMLEAGVSLPPSQFEGLFLSTAHDDNDLEQTVEAARLAFSKLNKG, encoded by the coding sequence ATGAGAAGTTTTGCGAAGTCGGAGGCGGCCTTTGCTGAAGCGAAAAAGAAAATGCCCGGCGGGGTGAACAGCCCTGCTCGAGCGTTTCAATCGGTTGGTCGGACGCCGGTTTTCATGGAGCGCGGCAAAGGTTCACGCATTTACGATATTGATGGAAACGAATATATCGATTACGTGCTGTCGTTCGGTCCGTTAATTCTCGGGCACGCGGATGAAGAGGTCGTCGCGGCGATCAAAGCGGCTGCGGAAAAAGGGACGAGCTTTGGAGCGCCGAACGAATGGGAGACGAAACTGGCTAATCTCGTCATTGACCGGGTGCCTTCCATCGAAGTCGTAAGGATGGTGAATTCGGGCACGGAAGCGACAATGAGCGCGGTTCGCCTCGCCAGAGGGTACACGGGACGCGACAAAATCCTCAAATTTGAAGGCTGTTATCACGGGCACGTCAATTCGCTGCTCATCAAAGCCGGATCCGGCATTGCGACGCTCGGGTTGCCGGACAGTCCCGGCGTTCCGGCCAACCTCGCCGAACATACGATTACGGTTCCGTATAACGATTTGGCGAGCGTTCGCGAGGCATTCCGCCGTTTCGGCAGCGAAATTGCCGGCGTGATCGTGGAGCCGGTCGCAGGCAATATGGGCGTCGTGCCGCCGCTGCCTGAATTTTTACAAGGATTAAGAGACCTCACGAGCGAATACGAATCGTTGCTTATCTTCGATGAAGTCATGACCGGTTTCCGCGTCGATTATGGCTGCGCGCAAGAACATTTCGGAGTCACTCCTGATTTGACTTGCCTTGGCAAAGTCATCGGAGGCGGCCTTCCAGTCGGCGCGTACGGCGGAAAGCGTGAAATTATGGCTCACATTGCCCCTGACGGACCGATTTACCAGGCGGGCACGCTCTCGGGCAACCCGTTGGCGATGGCAGCTGGATACGCCACGTTGCGGCAACTGGATCGATCGGTTTACGAAGAATTGTCTCGCAAAGCGAAACAACTTGAGAAAGGATTGCACGAAGCGGCCGAGGAATACGAGATTCCTCATACGATTAATCGGGCGGGATCGATGCTTGGCTTCTTTTTCACGGATGAACACGTCGTGAACTACGAAACGGCAAGCGGTTCTGATTTGGAACGTTTCAAATCTTATTTTTCGACGATGTTGGAAGCGGGCGTATCGCTGCCGCCGTCGCAGTTCGAAGGACTGTTCTTGTCGACGGCTCATGATGATAATGATCTTGAGCAAACGGTGGAAGCGGCCCGCCTTGCTTTTTCCAAACTGAATAAAGGTTAG
- the spoVID gene encoding stage VI sporulation protein D: protein MSEKSPDHLRFSIEESLWLENGHDVDEVVSLSLEPDISIIENKHYVSVRGSLRLNGEYRPLSSETLETESAFEDKEDRVLRNQSMRPIDKLREGENGLNELEHRFPVDITIPLSRIDRLDDIYVDVETFDYTVPESNCLRLFADLSIVGMVGEQEAGKEEERSERVERAAMQAEETQARQGEEAEREEEQRTAVASGNAESERQRELESASVAEEREVQRELGGSAERDEAVSERGVQEEAREEGNADAGVYEPFRYEAHREPTDEERAVVDPARDAEAERMPHVEMKSRIEEEGEAHGSEQEAQPDREPVGGEGLVEDESSEDKSESHSAGSREEENALYLTKMMTNEEEAFSRLKMCIIQQGDSLQSIAERYQLPLSQLLRVNGLESETVSEGQILYIPISS from the coding sequence ATGTCGGAAAAATCCCCGGATCATCTTCGGTTTTCTATCGAAGAGTCACTCTGGTTGGAAAACGGGCATGATGTGGACGAAGTCGTTTCCTTGTCCCTGGAACCCGACATTTCCATCATCGAAAATAAACATTATGTGTCCGTAAGAGGTTCTTTGCGGCTGAACGGTGAATACCGTCCGCTTTCGTCGGAAACTTTGGAGACGGAATCCGCTTTTGAAGACAAGGAAGATCGCGTGCTGCGCAACCAGTCGATGCGGCCGATCGACAAATTGAGAGAAGGCGAAAACGGCTTGAACGAGCTTGAACACCGGTTTCCTGTTGACATCACGATTCCGTTGAGCCGGATTGACCGTCTCGACGACATTTATGTCGACGTCGAAACGTTTGATTACACGGTGCCGGAAAGCAATTGTCTGCGATTGTTTGCCGATCTTTCGATCGTCGGGATGGTCGGAGAACAAGAAGCCGGAAAAGAAGAAGAAAGATCGGAACGGGTGGAACGTGCGGCAATGCAGGCAGAAGAAACGCAGGCTCGCCAAGGCGAGGAAGCGGAACGCGAAGAAGAGCAGCGCACGGCGGTCGCGAGCGGCAACGCTGAGAGCGAGCGTCAGCGGGAACTGGAATCGGCGAGCGTTGCGGAGGAGAGGGAAGTGCAGCGTGAGCTGGGAGGTTCGGCTGAGCGGGATGAAGCGGTCAGCGAGAGGGGCGTGCAGGAGGAAGCGCGTGAAGAAGGGAACGCGGATGCGGGAGTGTATGAGCCGTTTCGTTACGAGGCGCACCGGGAGCCGACGGACGAGGAAAGAGCGGTCGTCGATCCTGCGCGGGATGCGGAAGCGGAGCGGATGCCGCACGTGGAGATGAAATCGCGGATTGAAGAAGAGGGCGAGGCGCACGGGTCCGAGCAGGAGGCGCAGCCGGATCGAGAGCCGGTCGGCGGTGAAGGGTTAGTGGAGGATGAAAGTTCGGAGGATAAAAGTGAGTCCCATTCGGCAGGCTCGCGCGAAGAAGAGAATGCGTTGTATTTGACGAAAATGATGACGAATGAAGAGGAAGCGTTTTCGAGGTTGAAGATGTGTATCATTCAACAGGGGGACTCGTTACAATCGATCGCTGAACGGTATCAATTGCCGTTGTCGCAGTTGCTTCGGGTGAACGGGTTGGAAAGCGAAACCGTTTCTGAAGGACAGATCTTATACATCCCGATCTCGTCATGA